CAAGATACTACTCCTGGACTTTTAAACTCAGCCCCTCCTTTCCATAAAAAATTCCTACATATTGAAGCAATTCGTTGTAAGACTTTTTGAGGTAAGATCAGAACCTGTGCCCAGTAAGAATGGATGGTAAGAAGGACTGAATTCACCAATGTAACTCTGCCTGCATATGATATATTCTTGGTACTCCATATTTTGATCCTTTGAACCATTTTCTCCACTAAAATATCACAATCAGCTGCTGAAATTCTTGTTGGGCATATAGGAATCCCTAGATAGCTGAATGGAACTTTGCTTCTAATGAATCCTGAAGCTGCTGTGATCCTGTTAACCTCTACCTCAACCATGTTACTGCAATATATCCCTGTTTTGGTTTCATTTGGATGCAAACCAGAAGAAAGGGAAAACAGTTTAAGTCCCTGAAGCAGGATATAAATTGACTTAAAATCTCCATGACAGAAAAGCATTACATCATCTGCAAAATAGAGATGATTAAGCTTAAGTTTATCGCATTTGTCATAAAATTTGAAACCCTCTTTCTTGCCTATTTTCATCATGATTCTAGATAAGTATTCCATCCCCATTACAAACAGTAGAGGAGATAAAGGATCTCCCTGCCTAAGCCCTCTTTTTGCTTCAAAAAATCCATGTAAAACTCCATTGAACATTAAGCTATATCTTGGAGTCCTAACACAGTTCATAATCAGCCAGATAAATCTATCAGGGAAATTAAGACCAGTTAACATCTCTTCCAAAAATTCCCATTCAATCGTGTCATAGGCTTTCCGCAAATCCAGTTTTATCATACATtttggttttgagtttttccaACCAAAATGCCTAATCAAATCCTGGCAAATCATTATGTTATGAGTGATGGACCTACCTTGGACAAAACCACTTTGGTTTGGGGCAATAATATCTGGTAGGACTTGCCGAAGTCTCTTGCATATCATCTTGGTTGCCACTTTGTATATCACATTACAACAGGCTATGGGGCGGTAATCTGTCACAGATTGTGGACACTTGCCTTTAGGGATCAGGGTTAGAGTTGTTGAATTAATTTCCTTCAACAGCTTCCCTGAATGTAGAAAAGATCTCACAGCCCCACAAACCTCATTTCCAACCACCTTCCAATTATCCTGGAAAAAGAAACTACTAAATCCATCGGGGCCTGGTGCCTTAGAACCTGGAATCTCAAACATTGCTGCCTTTACTTCCTCATTAGTATACTCTGAAAGTAGAATCTTGCAATGAGCATCTGTTATCCTAGGCCCACTGTTAATTATGTTGGTCTGTACTGGTTTCCTTTCCTCAAATTTACTTCCGAGTAGCCTATGATAATATTGCGTAAATGCTGTGACTACTGCTTGTGAGTTATCCACCCATTTCCCCTCCATATCTTGGATTGCATAGATCCTATTCTCTGCCCTTCTCATCTTGATGCTCTTATGAAAAAAACTGGTGTTATCATCCCCCTCTTTCAGCCATTGTACTTTCGCCTTCTGAGAAAGAAATgacaaatatcttttatttattgcATTATATCTTGCTCTATCTTCTTTTTCCTGTGTAATTAGCTCCTTATCATAGGGCTTCTGCTGTAATGCTATTTGACTGTTGACCATTGCTTGATAACACTGAATATTTGTTGCTTGAATATCTCTTATCTCAGATTTGTTCATGTCCCTTAATAACTGTTTGACTCTCTTTAACTTCTTCACCAGCTGAAACATTGGTGTGCTTGTATCTTGTTCCTTCCATATTGCTTTCAAACCCTCCGAAAATGTTGGATAATTTTGCCACATTCTGAAGTATCTAAAAGGTTTTTTGCCTTCTGCCATATCAGGATACACAGACAACACCGCTGGGCAGTGATCAAAATTTCCCATGGTAAAAAAACTACTTCAGCTGTGGGAAATTTTTCTATCCAATCTTGGTTTGCCATTACCCTATCAATCTTGGAGCAAATCTGTGTAGGCTGATCTTGTTTGTTGTTCCAGGTGTAAAATGACCCTGTGTATTTTATATCCTCCACCCCACAACTCTCCACACACTCCTTGAAAGCTCCTGAGATTACCTGCTTACATTTTCCACCAATTCTTTCCTCAGCACTTAATATATCATTGAAATCCCCTAGAATAAGCCAAGGACCTCTGCTCATTGCTACAATTTCTTTTAAGTCTCTCCATAGTGGTACTCTATCTTTCTCATCATTTAAAGCATATACAAATGAAACCAGAAACTTTTCCTTCCCTGCCCTTGAACAGACTTCTAAATGCATTAGTTGGCTTGTACATTTCATTATGTTGACTGAGAACATCATCGGATTCCAGCTTACTATTATTCGACCTCCTTTATGCCATGCATTGTTTGAAGAAAAACACCACCCTACGAACATATTAGTGAATATAGCCCCCAACTTATGGGTCTGTATTTTATTCTCAAGGAGACCAACCAATCCCACCTTCATTGAGCTTATCAACTTTTTTACCTCTTCTTGTTTGTGGCGATTGTTGATCCCCCTGCCATTCCAACTTAATATTCTATCCATTTCCTTGGGGAGGCTCTCCCCCTCCCTTCCTATTGCCATTAATCTGTCCTTCCAATTCCTTGGCTGTATCCCTTAAAATCTGAAAGTTATTAGAGACAGTAGTCACACTAGTTCCTTCTGAGATCACTTTCTTGCCATGCTTAACTGGGATAAATCCTTCCTCATCCACCTCTGGGTGCTTCTCCACCTTTCCATcaccttcttctttctttttaaccACCCATTTCTGTCTCACCTCTCCTTCCTTCTTACACAACTCAGACCGATGTCCTAATCCTTGACATTTCCCACATGTAATCGGGAGCCATTCATATTTCACTGTCAAGTGAATGTCCTGTTGCAGCTCATTAGTAAATGAGATAATTTCAGGaaaatcttgttttaacttcACTTCAACCAGCACCCTAGGATAGAGTAATCTTTCTTTATTCCTGGTGAATGAGTCTGTCATCAGTGGATCCCCAATCTGCTTCACTATTTTGAACAGGGCACGTTCCCCCCAGTATTTGATGTCTAACCCATAAATCTGAATCCAGATTGGAACTGAAGTAATGTCTTTTTTCTTGAAATCTGTATGAGCATCCCAAGGCTTCATCACTACAGGTTTATTATCGAAGAACATGTAACCACCATTCACTATATTGTCCCTGATATTTGGATCCTCAAATCGAATGATATATACTCCATGTGCTATAGCTCCTATTTTGTCAATTCCTTTATCTTTCCAGATTCTTCAAGCATACCCCTCAAACACACTTAATGGTGGATTGGCCCCTATTACATAGCAGACCATTGCTGAATTCCAGTATGCTATTTCATCCTCTATGTCCTCCATATCGATTTTAACCCCTTCAGATGCTATCGATTCCCCATCCAATGAATCATCAAATTTAGTGTTTAAGTTTTGCATCACATGTCCTGATCGTAGAATCATATCGCATGTTCTAATTGATGAACAAATATCATATCGAGGTCGAAAAGTGGATACAACTTAGAACGTTATGTGCGTATGTTCATTTGACATGAAGTTCACATACGTTGTCCCTGGATGGGAAGGATCAGCTAATGATGCACGGATTCTTTTAGAATGTGCCACAAACCCAGATTATGGATTTCTAATGCTGCCCCAAGGTAAGTATTTATCAAACTTATTATGTTGATTgacattattttatattaaatatatctATAAGTAAAAATTGACATGAATTATCGTTGGATCAGGAAAATATTATCTTGTTGATTCTGGCTATACAAACATGCCCGGTTTTTTTTCGTCATACCGAGGGGAAAGGTATCATTTGGGCCTGTACATAGATCTTAATCCCATAGGAAAAAAAGAGcttttaaaaaaacataaaacaaaaatatatttttatttttgagtttaaaaaattttaaaacaaaaattttaccaaacccAACCAACGGTGTCACACCAATTTCAAAAATAGAGCCCTCAATTCCTAATTGCTTCTATCGTGCTCGTCCTCTGACAACAAACCAATCAAGCAATGTTACCTTCCACGTCCAAGACACTTTGAGTACCTTCCACCTTCTCCAGCTGATCCATCGTAGTCCCTATCATTGTTGGTGTGAGAGCTGTAAAGTGCAGTGACCATGCTCATCAACATCGTCCTTCGGCATGGATCATTCAACTCGTCAATCGAACATATGTGATCGCCAATCTCACGATCAGAGACCCGAAGCAACACCATCGGATGTGACCGGACTCATCCATCAATTGTCGAAGGCCACATAACAAGCTCAGTTGTTTGTGGCTCATTGATTGGTTCATGGAAAATGGATTGAGTGTAAGATAGGTGATGGCAGTAGGAAATTGTGTTTTGAACACATTACAGAGTGACCTTGATTTCTGCACCATTGACATTTTCCAAGATAGGGACGTGGGGGACGAAATGGTTGTTGATTTGAAGGGAGCGGCAGTAGTGTAGGAGCCCATTGGTGTTTGCTACGATTGTTGTTGGTGTTGGAATGGTTTTGGGTAGCAAATGTCGTAGCCGGTAACAGTGTGGTAGTTGTATGTTTGGTGACAAGCTCTCTTGTGATTAATTTCTCATGAAGCTCCTCAAAGGAAATAGGTGTATCACAGCCATTGACGACGTCAATAACAGATTTGTAAGCTCATAATCTAGAACTTGAAGCACTTTGTCAATAATGTCTTCATGATCCATAGGTTTACCCATGGAAGCCAAGCGATCGGTACAAGTTTTGATGGCTTGCATATATTCAGAGATGGTTTGAGTATTTTTGGAGATACCAGTGAGATGATCTTTGATTTGTTTAAGATGTCCACGAGAGGGATTGACATATGTTTTGGCAAGGATGTTCCAAGCTTCATGGGTAGTTTTAGTTTGAGAAACAAGAGGGACTAAGTTTTGGGAGAGGGTGCCAACGTGAGCTCCAAAAACTAATCAGTCTTGCCGAAACCAAGTTTAAGCAGAAGGATTTGGTGTGGTTGTGTTGTCGGTGGTGACAGTAGCAGATGGAGAAGGGTAAGTTCCATCTACAAATTTATATAGATCATATCTCAAAAGAGTAGCTGGAATTTGTGTTTTTCCATGTAATATAATTGGTGGGTGTAAGTTTGATGGAGTTTTGAATTTGAATGAGAGTATAAGGTTTTGTGGGATCATTGGCGTTTAGAATTTGGGTTTGATCAGTGGAATTTTTTTGGATCAGATAGCTCGTGATACCATGTAAGATAGGTGAAGACTTGATACTTTTCATTAATAATGATTTCCTTTAAATAGGATTACAAAAGAACTAAAAATGAGATATATAAGCTAACAATATTGACTACACAATCAACTTCGTAATATCTTCTATATTATATATTGACTACGAAATATCTGTTATATATAAAACATTATTGACTAAGTATATATAAAAGCAAACAACTTGATTATATAAAACAAATGAAATACACGTATATTATTTATCTTCAATATTGAGACCAAAACGCTGTTGTACCAATGTCCAACATGGCCAACCCTTGCTCTTGGTGAGGTTCTTCCCCTTCAACAAAGTGACATTGCCGTGAATGGTGGTCACTGCCTTCTCAAGCAATTCTACTCGAGATTCCATGCGAGTGCTTGTCATAGGTCGGTGAAGTAATGGTTCTGATACCAATTGATGTACCCCATTGGTTTTATCACACAATTATAGCAAGAACTAGAAGCACAAATAGGAAAATAGGTAGAATTACTATTGATACCAATTGTGTAACACTTAGTATTCGAGAAACTCGGAACTTTCCCAAAAGCTATTGCTCAATTACACTATAATTCTCCTCCTCCCTTTCTCCTTCTCGTATTTTCTTACTTGTACTATCATATTCTAGCTCACTCACCACCCCCACTGTAATGACTCTTATACCCTTTTATTTACATTATTCCATCAATCCCAAGGTATAACAACAATACACAATGGCAACATCTAATTATCCCTCCTACTCAACAACAATGAACAGTGTCAAATATACTATGTCAACGAAACGCTACccaaataaattcaaataaacCAAAGAATATAAAATTcaaccaaattaaaaaattatttctatttcaGCAACAATTATGAAAgtataaaaattaaaacaaaggaCATATATACCATATTCAGGAGGTAGGTCTCCTTTCTCTCGAATTATCATGAAAAATGCTTAGATCAATGAGGCACCAAGAAAAATAAATCTCTCCAAGCACGGTCGGTGACAGCCAGAATGGTGATGGCGAACATATTTTTCAACTTCAATGGTGAAACCTTATTTattccctttttccttctctttccaCTTTTGAGAATGAGCCCTCCACCAATCACCATCTATGCCCTTTGCCTTTGATTTCTCTTTAAGTCTTTACCTATATCTCCATATATATTGAGCACACTAACTCACACAAATAACATATTAgtaatgcttttttttttcttcttttaatcacataatataatGATGAATAACAACACTATGTCATGTTGTTTTACTATGCATTCACTATGTTGGTGCCACCCTCATCATTAATTgtgtatttttaaattatatatgtcTTCTCTTTATTTTCTACGTCCATTATTATCATGAAATTATGTACATTAATTCTTTTAAACTTCATTTTGATACTCTTAATACCACCACTTTCTCTCTCCCAAATAACTAGATAATAATCCATTTAAAAAAGAAGAAGCTAGAGAAGAAATCAATTAACACAAAATTCTGGAGAATAATTCATTTAAAAAAGAAGTTAAAGAAGAAATCAATTAACACAAAATTTGTTATTTCTCCGGAACATACAAAACCCAAAAcctaatttatcaaaacataatACTAGGAGGACATTAAAAAGAATCCATACAGAAATGTCATCCTGTGAGGCATTTTCTCAAACAACTCCTGTGCATTAGAAATGAGAAACATAGCAGATTACATAAATTGAACTCAAGCAAATCTTTTCACAAGTGTATACAATAGAAAGAAAATCTGAGCATGTAGCCAACACAATTCTATTAAAAACATATGTAGGGCTTTCTAAGTCAAAGATTAATTAGTTGTGTAAATTGTAGGTAAGATATTTACTATCAATAAAGATAAACTAGATGATGAGCAAGAAACAAGATTAGGGTCATCAAAATTGTCACTCGTCTTTGCTAGGAGAGCCACCAACATTAAGCAAGAGGATTGGCGACATAGTTAGCTTTGATAGTAGAAAGTTCCTGCCAAAACTCGAAGCCTAATACTTGAGATGAGAGAGGGAGTGAATTAATACAACAAATGAATACCTAATACTTGAGGATAAAAAAAACAGAGCCTAAAATTTTTTTAGATTCTACAACACATATAGAGAAAGGAGAATGTGGATAGATTTTGGGAAACATATTGATATTGTGTGATAGCGTTATCACAATCTTTAAAAAAGAGATTAAATTCTAGGTCGTCGCCAAGAGAAACATCACATAGTTTGACATCTTTCTCATCATCACTAATTGGTTAaatcttcatcttcttcagtGGGATCTCTACTTTATCGTCATTACACATGTCACGGAGTAACACATCATGAACTCTGTCTTGATCATTGGAATGAGAAAATGGAGAAATTTCTTTGTTTTTGGAATATGCTGTATCAGAAATGTTGATCGTAGACATGGTTGGTGATTGTGgatgaacttttttttttagtaaaataatatagaatctcggttttgtgtgagtgtgtgtgttttttttggAGAGATTGGGGAGTATTTATAGCATAAaacaatttaattattaaaaaaatgaacaCATAATATTGAATTAATGCAATTGTAACTTTCCAAATTAATCAAGTACTATGTGTTATTACAATTTATGTTATTTCatactttttttttacaaatattccATAAAATTGTTACATATGAGTTTATATTATCTACACCATAATATGTGTGACATTAATTTCATAATAACATTAGTCATACatacaattaaaaaattaaatgttTTTGTTATTTTACAAATGACATTTTAGCGATAAATGACATTTATGTTGTTACATATAgttgtgaattttattttatattagctATATTGTAGTGTGtgtgatatttattttatcaaaataactttcttaaataaaatataaaattttatgtttttttgaaactatttttttataatacATAATATGACATTAATGTTGTTATATACAATTACAAAATTGAGCTTATATTATACTATGCTTGACATTTTTTTTCGAAAATATTAGTGAAtacaataatataaaaaaaaatgttattattttaaaaaaaatatatcacatCAATGTTGttacatatatttattaaatctacTTTATATTATCTATACCATAGTATGTATGTTTGTGTTACACCCTGTTCTATCCAAATTTCGACACATTCATAAATGAGCcacgaaatgtaggctcgtaaattGTATGCTCGAAAATGACAAGCAGTGGCTGGACACTTGTACAAATTTGCATGATTCCTGACTTGTTCTTGTTGGCAATCGAGCATGAGTCGCAGTGCTCAAGCTTGAACTGCATGCTCGAACACATCAACCTTCTCCGAGGAATGAGTTCGGCCGAATTAGTGGATGGGGAGGAGGCTGCGACTGGAACGATGAGCTCGAAGCTTGGGTAGTCTCGAAAGTGTGTCAGCACAACGATCGAGCTCAATCACACGAAAAGACAATACAGTATGACAGAATCactgctaagtaccaagccaagCTACTTGGTATGTTCCTAGTACTGGGCAGTAGGCTATTTTTCTGAACCTCCTCCACTttggtggagagtttgtatttatactgtcTCCTTCGTCCACTGGTTGCGCCTGAGCATAACTGATGGGGAAATATCCCTTTCTTCTCACAAGTGGTTG
This genomic interval from Humulus lupulus chromosome 8, drHumLupu1.1, whole genome shotgun sequence contains the following:
- the LOC133795589 gene encoding uncharacterized protein LOC133795589, with amino-acid sequence MVLLRVSDREIGDHICSIDELNDPCRRTMLMSMVTALYSSHTNNDRDYDGSAGEGGRYSKCLGRGRIWKDKGIDKIGAIAHGVYIIRFEDPNIRDNIVNGGYMFFDNKPVVMKPWDAHTDFKKKDITSVPIWIQIYGLDIKYWGERALFKIVKQIGDPLMTDSFTRNKERLLYPRVLVEVKLKQDFPEIISFTNELQQDIHLTVKYEWLPITCGKCQGLGHRSELCKKEGEVRQKWVVKKKEEGDGKVEKHPEVDEEGFIPVKHGKKVISEGTSVTTVSNNFQILRDTAKELEGQINGNRKGGGEPPQGNG